In a genomic window of Malassezia japonica chromosome 4, complete sequence:
- the VPS53 gene encoding Vacuolar protein sorting-associated protein 53 (BUSCO:EOG092612AK; EggNog:ENOG503NVVZ; COG:U) has protein sequence MDGAPRVAAEVDAQLALAPGRAPDAADVERALASVHAKLAENRSAAAALQKRVASGGALHDTQQRDARLETLLATLGRLEEHATRAEGSVGEITAEIRWLDMAKRNVGQSIVTLKRLQMLVSSTFHLEQLLSAEQYKEAASTLQAVQALLEFFAPYGDVEYIAQQRRQVQGLREQLKGMVLKEYETAFQQARARWDASESVLPDAALAVEALGHETRTTLIDWYCARQLREYRRVFRAVDEAGQLDNVARRYAWIRRVLRTFAEEHGAAFLKEWHVDQRLLSLFAEITRDDLRSVLVRQQPRLDADLLLAALNATNEFEGQVARQYAKPFADVVGAHRTAAASGALTITSAFAPYLGVFVESQEKRLNDMLAEFAQAPGTAREAGAGSFEAQVANHAEEPMKVLLSSTELFWFYRQTLERCAQLGDQAPFKELGAMYQRGLRRYVAEVLQPALSARSPELEAQVRGYALALNTADYCATTCTQLEQKLAEKLKTDAGDVSLEGEREAFFGVMAAALQHLSRALYTSTDAPFQQMLRPESPWAQHEHLGEKSAYVDGLASGMEQVGVIVRHEVENKRFLRSWCDKAATTILTRFIQTALRLRPMRQNVAAQLETDLGQIASLLRELPHFGAHGAWAGVPNTASIQSAYERHIDKGAARIAPLLAVLASTPDEAPPIPRLVQTYRTQVKDQSLANFQKVLDLKGIRRLDQNPFVEEFLAAIDREPEPLPTTSPLSSLPLDPNAEAYAPPDTPGERRPRDEAEEFALPSTGPATPTNARLPDWKRFGSMLGAALGREWRP, from the coding sequence ATGGAcggggcgccgcgcgtggccgcggaggtcgacgcgcagctcgcgctaGCGCCCGgacgcgcgccggacgcggcggacgtCGAGCGGGCGCTGGCATCCGTGCATGCAAAGCTTGCGGAGAaccgcagcgcggccgcggcgctgcaaaAGAGGGtcgcgtcgggcggcgctcTCCACGATACCCAgcagcgcgatgcgcggctcgagacgctccttgcgacgctcgggcgcctcgaggagcatgCGACCCGCGCGGAAGGAAGCGTCGGCGAAATTACCGCCGAAATCCGGTGGCTCGATATGGCGAAACGCAACGTAGGCCAGAGCATCGTCACACTCAAGCGCCTACAGATGCTCGTCAGCTCGACCTTCcatctcgagcagctgctctCTGCGGAGCAGTACAAGGAGGCGGCGTCCACGCTgcaggcggtgcaggcgctcctcgagttCTTTGCGCCGTACGGCGACGTGGAGTACATTGcacagcagcgccgccaggTCCAGGgactgcgcgagcagctcaaggGCATGGTGCTCAAGGAATACGAGACCGCCTTTcagcaggcgcgtgcgcgctgggatgcgagcgagtcggtcctgccggacgcggcgctcgcggtcgaAGCGCTGGGACACGAAacgcgcacgacgctcaTCGACTGGTACTgcgcgcgccagctgcgcgagtacCGCCGCGTGTTTCGCGCAGTGGACGAGGCGGGGCAGCTCGACAATGTCGCACGGCGGTACGCGTGGAtccggcgcgtgctgcgcacgtTTGCCGAAGaacacggcgcggcgttcCTCAAGGAGTGGcacgtcgaccagcgcctcctctcgctctttgccgagatcacgcgcgacgacctgcgcagcgtgctcgtgcgccagcagccgcgcctcgatgcggacctgctcctcgccgcgctgaaCGCCACGAACGAGTTCGAGGGGCAAGTCGCACGGCAGTACGCCAAGCCGTTTGCGGACGTCGTTGGCGCAcaccgcaccgccgcagcATCTGGCGCGCTGACCATCACCTCGGCCTTTGCGCCGTACCTCGGCGTGTTTGTCGAGTCGCAGGAGAAGCGCCTGAACGACATGCTCGCCGAGTTTGCCCAGGCGCCGGGCACCGcacgcgaggcgggcgcgggctcGTTCGAGGCCCAGGTCGCGAACCACGCCGAGGAGCCGATGAAGGTCTTGCTCTCGTCCACCGAGCTCTTTTGGTTCTACCGCCAGACGCTCGAACGGTGCGcacagctcggcgaccaggCGCCGTTCAAGGAATTAGGTGCCATGTACCAGCGCGGCCTTcggcggtacgtcgccgaggtctTGCAGCCGGCGctgagcgcgcgctcgccggagctcgaggcgcaggtgcgTGGCTACGCCCTGGCCTTGAACACAGCCGACtactgcgcgacgacctgcacgcagctcgagcagaaGCTTGCCGAGAAGCTCAAGACGGACGCGGGGGacgtctcgctcgagggcgagcgcgaggcgttcTTTGGCGTGAtggccgctgcgctgcagcacctgTCGCGCGCTTTGTATACTAGTACCGACGCACCGTTCCAGCAGATGCTCCGCCCCGAGTCGCCCtgggcgcagcacgagcacctcggcgaaAAGTCGGCGTacgtcgacggcctcgcGAGCGGCATGGAGCAGGTCGGCGTGATTGTGCGCCACGAGGTCGAGAACAAGCGGTTCCTGCGCAGCTGGTGCGACAAGGCCGCCACGACGATCCTCACGCGCTTTATCCAgaccgcgctgcgcctgcgcccgatgcgccaaaacgtcgcggcgcagctcgagacggaCCTGGGGCAGATCGCCAGTCTCCTGCGCGAATTGCCGCACTTTGGCGCACACGGCGCGTGggcgggcgtgccgaaTACCGCGTCGATCCAGAGCGCGTACGAGCGGCACATTGACaagggcgccgcgcgcatcgcgccgctccttgCGGTCCTCGCCTCGACTCCGGACGAGGCCCCGCCGATCCCGCGGCTCGTGCAGACCTATCGCACCCAAGTCAAGGATCAGTCGCTCGCCAACTTCCAAAAGGTGCTCGACCTGAAGGGCatccggcgcctcgaccagAACCCGTTCGTGGAAGAGTTCCTTGCGGCAATCGACCGCGAGCCAGAGCCGCTGCCGACAACCTCGCCGCTGTCGTCGCTCCCTCTTGACCCCAACGCGGAGGCGTATGCGCCGCCGGATACGCcgggcgagcgccggccgcgcgacgaggcagaGGAGTTCGCACTCCCTTCGACAGggcccgcgacgccgaccaaCGCGCGCCTCCCGGACTGGAAACGGTTCGGCAGCATGCTAGGCGCGGCACTCGGCCGCGAATGGCGTCCATAG
- the ATG4 gene encoding Cysteine protease atg4 (BUSCO:EOG09264B3O; EggNog:ENOG503NVXP; MEROPS:MER0013562; COG:U; COG:Z): MSGRAEEESASSEAHTTPTRASSRKDKRRINKIRDLPRRLSLSRESRPSPHAMSPMESSSPVRSETLSESAAVSAGMGHRHTVSEDVRADEPGSEAAIPRRIVQWINRVANSSEESAVVESEETPLSIPTGPETNKHVQRRRHHRITRPVTTDTSNGVLSRLGDRLAQGRVPSLLWQMTTESLRPRAQGSDQGVWLLGMYHGPTETRPAPESTETSSTSTESGKEPSEGSSDTSEVRRRRAWRAALEHDVSSVVWCTYRSNFPPIAHDGYIGADEEAAAAAVSAATEELCSAPPEEEAPPASPQESTTQTLTRVLLHPGEVLYSSAATRDWLLQQLESRGWQLPGLLAQLPVATGVQSRQEHATPAVVASSLRAILGAVEHDVLFAVRPLAASVPIARLRDSLVSHLGGQSGLPGLWCFVSALYESVSSITRPSGLTTDAGWGCMLRTAQSMLANALLRVHFGRAWRMPPMADGKVQWRSADEHAKYARMLSFFLDDPSGACPFGIHRLAAEGKRLGVDVGAWFGPSTAASVLRNLAEGVQCGLAIVATNDGMVYLDEVRHAAEHDGVWARPVLILVAQRLGLDAVPAQYRAALKHTFTFPQSMGVAGGRPGSSLYFIGCQRDQLLYLDPHTSRPAIPFRHPPPSLRGVDVLPACKPQEKALLRGSSEEGRRKGGTARDGVNEEGVNANGAMDSAKHGTTNGTTAGAKESATDGTTDGAAASADKEDAARAVRANEVAKPAGPPSAAELLTSWYCHAYSTNELATYHCPNTHLMSLSMVDPSMLFGFLVRSESELGDFVERVQRLSAPLFGVAETRPTYDDVESEPEWADAV; encoded by the coding sequence ATGTCAGGGCgggccgaggaggagagtgcgtcgagcgaggcgcacacGACCCCCACGCGGGCCTCCTCGCGCAAGGATAAGCGGCGCATCAACAAGATCCGTGAtctgccgcggcgcctatcgctctcgcgcgagtcgcggccgagcccGCACGCGATGAGCCCCATGGAAAGCAGCTCGCCTGTCCGCTCCGAGACGCTCAGCGAGAGTGCGGCGGTCAGTGCGGGGATGGGCCACCGGCACACGGTGTCGGAAGACGTCCGCGCGGACGAGCCGGGGAGCGAGGCGGCAATTCCCCGCCGTATCGTCCAGTGGATTAACCGCGTGGCGAACAGCAGCGAAGAGAGCGCCGTCGTGGAGAGCGAGGAGACGCCGTTATCGATACCCACAGGGCCCGAGACCAACAAGCATGTgcagcggcgacggcacCACCGCATTACGCGCCCCGTCACGACCGATACGTCGAACGGAGTGCTATCTCGCCTGggcgaccgcctcgcccaGGGCCGTGTCCCGTCGCTCCTGTGGCAGATGACGACCGAGAGCTtgcggccgcgtgcgcagggCTCAGACCAAGGCGTATGGCTCCTGGGAATGTACCATGGGCcgaccgagacgcgcccggcgcccgAGAGTACAGAGACGTCCAGCACGAGCACCGAGTCGGGCAAGGAGCCGAGCGAGGGAAGCTCGGATAcgagcgaggtgcgccgccggcgggcatggcgtgccgcgctcgaaCACGATGTGTCGAGCGTCGTTTGGTGCACGTATCGCTCCAATTTTCCGCCGATCGCCCACGACGGCTACAttggcgccgacgaggaggcggccgccgccgcggtcTCGGCAGCGACCGAGGAGCTGTgctctgcgccgcccgaaGAAGAGGCGCcaccggcgtcgccgcaAGAGTCGACTACGCAGACGCTCACGCGCGTCCTGCTGCACCCCGGCGAGGTGCTGTACAGCTCCGCGGCCACGCGCGACTGGCTGttgcagcagctcgagagcCGCGGCTGGCAGCTCCCCGGCCTCTTGGCGCAGCTCCCGGTCGCGACCGGCGTGCAGTCGCGGCAGGagcacgcgacgccggctgTCGTTGCATCGAGCCTGCGTGCGATCCTCGGtgcggtcgagcacgacgtgcTGTTTGCGGTGCGTCCGctggcggcgagcgtgccgatcgcgcgcctgcgcgactcgctcgtGTCGCATCTCGGTGGCCAGTCGGGCCTGCCTGGCCTCTGGTGCTTTGTGAGTGCGCTGTACGAGTCGGTCTCGTCCATCACGCGGCCGTCGGGCCTCACGACCGATGCGGGCTGGGGCTGTATGCTGCGTACGGCCCAGAGCATGCTGGCGAATGCGTTGCTGCGTGTGCACTTTgggcgtgcgtggcgcaTGCCGCCGATGGCGGACGGCAAGGTCCAGTGGCGCAGTGCGGACGAGCATGCAAAGTACGCGCGTATGTTGTCCTTCTTTCTGGACGACCCCAGCGGTGCGTGCCCGTTTGGGATTCACCGCCTTGCGGCAGAAGGCAagcggctcggcgtggaTGTCGGGGCGTGGTTCGGCccgagcacggccgcaTCCGTGCTGAGGAACCTTGCGGAAGGCGTGCAATGTGGCCTCGCGATTGTCGCGACAAACGACGGCATGGTgtacctcgacgaggtgcgccacgccgccgagcacgacggcGTGTGGGCGCGCCCGGTGCTGATCCTtgtggcgcagcgccttggcctggATGCAGTGCCGGCGCAGtaccgcgctgcgctcaaGCATACCTTTACCTTTCCCCAGTCGATGGGCGTTGCCGGCGGGCGACCGGGATCGTCGTTGTACTTTATTGGATGCCAGCGCGACCAGCTGCTGTATTTGGATCCCCACACGTCGCGGCCTGCGATCCCCTTTCGGCACCCCccgccgtcgctgcggGGCGTGGACGTGCTGCCTGCGTGTAAGCCGCAAGAAAAAGCGCTGTTGCGAGGATCGAGCGAAGAGGGGCGGCGTAAGGGCGGCACTGCAAGAGACGGTGTGAATGAAGAGGGTGTGAATGCGAATGGTGCGATGGACAGTGCCAAGCACGGCACGACCAACGGCACGACGGCCGGTGCAAAGGAAAGTGCCACGGACGGCAcgaccgacggcgcggcggccagtGCAGACAAGGAGGATGCAGCGCGTGCTGTGCGCGCCAACGAGGTGGCAAAACCCGCCGGCCCCCCCTCGGCGGCCGAATTGCTTACATCGTGGTACTGCCATGCCTATTCTACGAATGAGCTCGCGACCTACCACTGCCCCAATACCCACCTGATGTCGCTGAGCATGGTCGACCCCAGCATGCTCTTTGGCTTCCTGGTGCGCAGTGAGAGCGAGCTGGGCGActttgtcgagcgcgtgcagcgcctgtcTGCCCCCCTCTTTGGCGTggccgagacgcgcccCACGTACGACGACGTAGAGAGCGAGCCCGAGTGGGCCGATGCTGTATAA
- the RRP40 gene encoding exosome non-catalytic core subunit rrp40 (COG:J; BUSCO:EOG09264XJC; EggNog:ENOG503P0K7) — protein sequence MVVVLPGDVIPQPGASASDLKLGPGVLITPGNDKETSLTAIRGGDLGHVETAARGKAKKESATLHGWWVDGESRRYVPVADDLVIGQVTNRGVESYSVTLFSAHSASLPVLAFEGATRRNRPNLEVGGLVYARVVSAEPWAEPEISCIDAVTGKAEGMGELKSDENGTTMLWPVSLGLAHALNRPKHSLLSQVAAHFPFEAAIGLNGLVWVRTATPQHAIALGAILRAADAVRGAEAMDEERAPADEASTLAQRASTRGELSAEEIAALIPQ from the coding sequence ATGGTCGTCGTGCTCCCCGGCGACGTGATACCCCagcccggcgcgtcggccagcgACCTCAAGCTGGGCCCCGGTGTGCTCATTACACCCGGAAACGATAAAGAGACCTCGCTGACGGCCATCCGTGGCGGCGACCTCGGACACGTCGagacggccgcgcgcggcaaggCGAAAAAAGAGAGCGCCACCCTGCACGGCTGGTGggtcgacggcgagagCCGGCGGTACGTGCCTGTGGCCGACGACCTGGTCATTGGCCAGGTGACGAACCGTGGCGTCGAGTCGTACTCGGTCACGCTCTTTTCCGCACACAGCGCCAGTCTTCCTGTGCTGGCGTTTGAAGGCGCGACACGACGCAACCGCCCCAacctcgaggtcggcggCCTGGTCTATGCACGTGTCGTGAGCGCCGAGCCGTGGGCCGAGCCCGAGATCAGCTGCATCGATGCCGTGACCGGCAAGGCGGAAGGTATGGGCGAGCTCAAGAGCGACGAGAACGGCACGACGATGCTCTGGCCGGTGAGCCTGGgcctggcgcacgcgctgaACCGCCCCAAACATAGTCTGCTGTCGCAGGTGGCCGCGCACTTTCCCTTTGAGGCGGCCATCGGCCTGAACGGCCTCGTGTgggtgcgcacggcgacgccgcagcATGCGATTGCCCTCGGCGCGATTCTGCGTGCGGCCGATGCGGTGCGcggtgccgaggcgatggacgaggagcgcgcgccggccgacgaggcgtcgacgctcgcgcagcgcgcgagcacccgcggcgagctgagCGCCGAGGAGATTGCGGCGCTGATTCCTCAGTAG
- a CDS encoding uncharacterized protein (TransMembrane:1 (o564-583i); EggNog:ENOG503NW15; COG:S) — protein sequence MANLSYVARLTQIGPPGSGKTTYCHGMYQFLTAVERPVQIVNLDPANDTVPYPCAVSLSELISVRDVMAELDLGPNGAMLYCMEYLEHNLDWLESRLAVLDSDYVIFDLPGQVELSTNHPSLKRILERLQKQQDWRLVAVHLADASNISDPARYVSLLILALRAMLMLELPHVNVLSKMDLLDDEQRDALLFSLDYYTEVQDLSYLSDHLAESQPRLAAMSRVLCEVVEDFGLVSFETLAVEDKASMLHLVQVLDRAIGYEKVTKAWGRGAPLPLMRLLALLASVLPLGVFAAGTPSAINATSLIPDDISDTCYTLLTRLNEDSVFQKCTEPLIEATDIYSNLSSTSNTSSDSLSKSLDSLCNHDYGCDRTVVRQYIAYFWDQCSDELEAQNDQVMQLYDYMYIFNPFRDAICSKDNKNNYCLQTLAPFMQPSADLQMLQLNAMVPDAGDVYSDAYWSHVMATMPSSNSSSSSSEALAPEQVFLFLSGSTDKDTLCSECTRNVLAAYIGFEMGTPYALGTERSAVLKPQQTIYDNARKQCGADFVHSINQQAGVQQFADASGAAALRVSAWAFVVVVGAALALL from the exons ATGGCCAACTTgtcgtacgtcgcgcgtctgACGCAGATCGGCCCCCCCGGCTCGGGAAAGACGACATACTG CCATGGAATGTACCAA TTTCTCACGGCCGTTGAGCGCCCCGTGCAGATCGTGAATCTGGACCCTGCGAACGACACGGTCCCCTACCCCTGTGCGGTTTCGCTCTCTGAGCTCATCTCTGTGCGCGACGTGATGGCTGAGCTGGATCTCGGCCCCAAC GGCGCCATGCTGTACTGTATGGAATACCTCGAACACAACCTCGACTGGCTCGAGAGCCGGCTTGCGGTGCTGGACAGCGACTATGTCATCTTTGATCTCCCCGGCCAAGTCGAGCTCTCTACGAACCACCCCAGTCTAAAGCGTATCCTGGAGCGGCTGCAGAAGCAGCAAGACTGGCGG ctcgtcgccgtgcacCTTGCAGATGCAAGCAACATTTCCGACCCTGCGCGCTATGTCTCCCTTCTGAttctcgcgctgcgtgcgatgcTCATGCTCGAGCTCCCCCACGTAAATGTGCTGAGCAAGATGGATTtgctggacgacgagcagcgcgacgcgctcctttTTTCGCTCGACTACTATACAGAGGTGCAGGACCTGTCCTATCTAAGCGaccacctcgccgagtcccagccgcgcctcgcggcgatgAGCCGTGTACTGTGCGAGGTGGTAGAAGACTTTGGCCTGGTCTCCttcgagacgctcgccgtgGAGGACAAGGCTTCCATGCTGCACCTTGTCCAAGTATTAGACCGTGCGATTGGCTAC GAAAAGGTGACCAAGGCGTGGGGGAgaggagcgcctcttccCTTGATGCGgctcctggcgctcctcgcaAGTGTCTTGCCGCTAGGCGTCTTTGCGGcgggcacgccgtcggcaaTCAATGCGACGAGTCTGATTCCCGATGATATCTCGGACACCTGCTACACGCTGCTGACGCGGCTGAACGAAGACAGCGTCTTCCAAAAGTGCACCGAGCCGCTGATCGAGGCGACGGACATTTACTCGAACCTCTCGTCAACGTCGAacacgtcgagcgactcgctgagcaagtcgctcgactcgctgTGTAACCACGACTATGGCTGCGACAGGACCGTGGTGCGCCAGTACATTGCCTACTTCTGGGACCAGTGCtcggacgagctcgaggcgcagaaCGACCAGGTGATGCAGCTGTACGACTACATGTACATCTTCAACCCCTTCCGCGATGCGATCTGCTCCAAGGACAACAAGAACAACTACTGCCTGCAGACCCTCGCGCCGTTCATGCAGCCCTCGGCGGATCTCCAGATGCTCCAGCTGAATGCCATGGTGCccgacgcgggcgacgtgTACAGCGATGCGTACTGGTCGCACGTCATGGCCACGATGCCTTCCTCgaactcgagctcgagctcgagcgaggcgctggcgccggAGCAGGTCTTCCTTTTCCTCTCGGGCTCCACCGACAAAGACACGCTGTGCTCCGAGTGCACCCGCAATGTCCTTGCGGCGTACATCGGCTTTGAGATGGGCACGCCGTACGCACTCGGCACCGAGCGCTCGGCCGTGCTCAAGCCGCAGCAGACGATCTATGACAATGCGCGGAAGCAGTGCGGCGCCGACTTTGTGCACAGCATCAACCAGCAGGCCGGCGTGCAGCAGTTTGCCGACGCAagtggcgcagcggcgctgcgcgtgtcgGCGTGGGCATTCGTAGTGGTAGTgggtgcggcgctggcgctgctgtAG
- the NdufS4 gene encoding ndufs4 NADH dehydrogenase Fe-S protein subunit (EggNog:ENOG503P215; COG:C), with protein MQFTSAIVRRNVAAVRPSMARTLTASARVMKSNPNYEAGVPIPTGDSASGQRDLVGEQVNRIGEPAPMSLVSDAPNSLHQRMVRVFQPAKSATTSGKAGTRDWRVDFDVLQGSGRWESPLMGWASTADSQQALSMKFDTKEDAIHFCQKQGWDYLVQEPHKARIPPKTYADNYKYVPGKLRIHHTK; from the exons ATGCAGTTCACGAGTGCGATTGTGCGCCGTAAtgtcgcggcggtgcggccaTCCATGGCCCGCACGctcaccgcctcggcccgTGTGATGAAGAGCAACCCCAACTACGAGGCGGGTGTCCCGATCCCGACCGGCGACTCTGCCTCGGGACAGCGTGATctggtcggcgagcaggtcAACCGTATCGgcgagcctgcgccgatGTCGCTTGTCAGTGACGCTCCGA ACTCGCTCCACCAGCGCATGGTGCGTGTGTTCCAGCCGGCCAAGTCCGCCACGACTTCCGGCAAGGCGGGCACGCGTGACTGGCGCGTGGACTTTGACGTTCTCCAGGGCTCCGGCCGCTGGGAGAGCCCTCTGATGGGCTGGGCTAGCAC TGCGGActcgcagcaggcgctcagCATGAAGTTCGACACGAAGGAGGACGCGATCCACTTCTGCCAGAAGCAGGGCTGGGACTACCTTGTCCAGGAGCCCCACAAGGCGCGCATTCCGCCCAAGACTTACGCGGACAACTACAAATACGTCCCGGGCAAGCTCCGTATCCACCACACCAAGTAG
- the NAP1 gene encoding histone chaperone (EggNog:ENOG503NVG5; COG:B; COG:D; BUSCO:EOG09263ULA), with product MANTVEIGKNKNTDLTAPTPQNTPLSNAPIQREPLSRPTVTTIGEEDDDDDDDDEDAAAAGLPNAAIQSMIQDKLNGLVGRSSGYIESLPDEVRRRVEGLKGLNIDHQKIEAEFQREILALEKKFAQRYAPLYDRRKEIILGKVEPTAAEVESGETVDREDDEDEDEDEDDDEEDDEKETPRSLANISIKTDAPKGIPEFWLTALKNHVALSEVITERDEEALRHLTDIRLRYLDVPANAAPEQSLQGFQLDFVFDAAKNENFSNEVLTKTYFYSDQVGFSGDLVYDHAEGTTIDWKSPEANLMHRVETKKQRNKNTNETRTVKRLVPTESFFNFFSPPKPPTDEEEEDEEELDALEERLELDYQIGEDLKDRIIPHAVDFFTGKALHYENPEEWDDDEYGDEDFDDDEDDDEDDAPRGGARGQDPQECKQQ from the exons ATGGCAAACACGGTGGAAATTGGAAA AAACAAGAACACGGACCTGACGGCGCCCACGCCGCAGAACACGCCTCTGAGCAATGCTCcgatccagcgcgagccgctgtCGCGCCCCACGGTGACGACCATtggcgaggaggacgacgatgacgacgatgacgacgaggatgcTGCTGCCGCGGGCCTCCCTAATGCCGCGATCCAGAGCATGATCCAGGACAAGCTCAACGGCCTTGTCGGCCGCTCGTCGGGCTACATCGAGTCGCTccccgacgaggtgcgccgccgcgtcgagggcCTCAAGGGCCTCAACATCGACCATCAAAAGATCGAGGCCGAGTTCCAGCGCGAgatccttgcgctcgagaagAAGTTTGCGCAGCGCTATGCTCCGCTGTacgaccgccgcaaggAGATCAtcctcggcaaggtcgaGCCGACCGCCGCTGAGGTCGAGTCGGGCGAGACGGTCGACCgtgaggacgacgaggacgaggacgaggacgaggacgatgatgaggaggacgacgagaaGGAGACGCCCCGCTCCCTCGCCAACATCTCGATCAAGACCGACGCGCCAAAGGGCATCCCCGAATTTTGGCTCACCGCGCTCAAGAACCACGTGGCGCTGTCGGAGGTGAtcaccgagcgcgacgaggaggcgctgcgccacctCACCGACATCCGGCTGCGCTACCTCGATGTGCCCGCGaacgcggcgcccgagcagTCGCTGCAGGGCTTCCAGCTGGACTTTGTCTTTGATGCGGCCAAGAATGAGAACTTCTCGAACGAGGTCCTGACCAAGACCTACTTCTACTCCGACCAGGTCGGCTTCTCTGGCGATCTCGTGTACGACCACGCGGAGGGCACGACGATCGACTGGAAGTCGCCCGAGGCGAACCTCATGCACCGTGTCGAGACCAAGAAGCAGCGCAACAAGAACACGAACGAGACGCGTACCGTCAAGCGGTTAGTCCCGACCGAGTCCTTCTTCAACTTCTTCTCGCCGCCCAAGCCCCCgacggacgaggaggaggaggacgaggaggagctcgatgcgctcgaggagcgcctcgagctcgactaCCAGATCGGCGAGGATCTCAAGGACCGCATCATcccgcacgccgtcgactTCTTCACCGGCAAGGCCCTCCACTACGAGAACCCGGAGGAGtgggacgacgacgagtacggcgacgaggacttCGATgatgacgaggacgacgacgaggacgacgcaccgcgcggTGGTGCGCGTGGCCAGGACCCGCAGGAATGCAAGCAGCAGTAG